A genome region from Triticum aestivum cultivar Chinese Spring chromosome 2B, IWGSC CS RefSeq v2.1, whole genome shotgun sequence includes the following:
- the LOC123040442 gene encoding dof zinc finger protein DOF5.7 translates to MASTTADDAAAGRRKAGTPPALPPPPAEQAVRCPRCDSPNTKFCYYNNYSLSQPRHFCKTCRRYWTKGGALRSVPVGGGCRKNKRSRSGSSASASRGLSLTTPAGGAADQDQHAARMGVSGFPCGGGGGDFRGVVGMLPVLHSPAVVGQYVPFGDWSSGETNGGGAAGRATNGSAGAGNGAASSAIASSIESLSFINQDLHWKLQQQRVATMFLGPPSSSSSSHPHAVGGGSNGMPAAAQFGGGGTFLQMAGLSGCMETLPAATTWFMDNSYALPSPPRPTAGMGATSSNINSGRSSGGGGDDNATSDNNNNCGGSIPSWGDISTFAMLP, encoded by the coding sequence ATGGCCTCGACGACGGCCGAcgacgcggcggcggggcggcgcaagGCGGGCACGCCTCCGGCCCTGCCGCCGCCCCCGGCGGAGCAGGCGGTGAGGTGCCCGCGCTGCGACTCGCCCAACACCAAGTTCTGCTACTACAACAACTACAGCCTCTCGCAACCGCGCCACTTCTGCAAGACCTGCCGCCGGTACTGGACCAAGGGCGGCGCGCTCCGCAGCGTCCCCGTCGGCGGCGGCTGCCGCAAGAACAAGCGCTCCCGCTCCggctcctccgcctccgcctcccgcggcCTCTCGCTCACCACGCCGGCCGGGGGCGCCGCCGACCAGGACCAGCACGCCGCGAGGATGGGCGTGAGCGGGTtcccttgcggcggcggcggcggcgacttccgCGGCGTGGTCGGCATGCTGCCGGTGCTCCACTCCCCGGCCGTCGTCGGCCAGTACGTGCCGTTCGGGGACTGGTCCTCGGGGGAAACCAACGGCGGGGGCGCGGCAGGCCGCGCGACGAACGGGTCGGCGGGGGCCGGGAACGGGGCCGCGAGCAGCGCCATCGCGTCGTCCATCGAGTCGCTCAGCTTCATCAACCAGGACCTCCACTGGAAGCTGCAGCAGCAGCGGGTCGCCACCATGTTCCTCGGCCCGcctagctcctcctcctcctcccacccccACGCCGTCGGTGGTGGCAGCAATGGCATGCCAGCCGCCGCGCAGTTCGGAGGAGGCGGCACCTTCCTGCAGATGGCGGGGCTATCCGGCTGCATGGAGACGCTGCCGGCGGCCACGACGTGGTTCATGGACAACTCCTACGCGCTGCCTTCCCCGCCCCGACCCACTGCCGGTATGGGCGCCACCAGTAGCAACATCAACAGCGGCCGGAGTAGCGGTGGCGGCGGGGATGATAACGCCACGTCGGACAACAACAACAATTGCGGCGGCTCGATCCCGTCATGGGGTGACATTTCGACGTTCGCAATGCTGCCGTAG